The sequence TGATGCCCATACAGCTGCCGGTATGGAACAAGGTAGGGCAGAGATGCAATTATAAAAGATAAAGAACTCTTCTACCTGACGAGAAGAGTTCTTTTTGGGTTATGCATGCTTAGATAATCAGCTCTTTCTTCATGACTTCCTTCGCTTCTGAAACGAGTAATAAATCAATCCATTGATCAATATTCTTGTAGTATTGATCGATAAAATAATATTCCTGAGGAAACATTTGCCATACTTCCCTTAATTGCTGGCTATTGAGAAACGGCATCGTCAGCATGGACTTGAGCTGAATCACTAAAAAGCTGACAGGCTGCTTCTTCAGGGCATGATCTTTCATCCCTTGTTCAAACAATCGCTTCATATAATATCTTTCTTTCATTAGATAAGAAGAAATGATTTCACGCACAACCTGTGAATCAATCGAAACTTCCCTCCAGATGAACCTGGATAATTGATGATGTTCACTTTGGAATTTCAAGATTTTGTACACTGCCCGCTTTAAGCATAAATCAGCACTTACATAGTTCAATGCTTCCACTTCTTCCTGAAGAAAGCGCAGATACTGTTCAAAGAATTGAGTAAAGCATGCTTCTAATACTCCCTGCTTCCCTTTAAAGTAATAGGAGATGGTAGCAGGGTTTACATTCGCTCTTTTTGCTATATCCCGGACAGAGGTCCCATCAAAACCATGATCATAAAACAAATACACGGCTGCTTGAAAAATAGCTTCTTTCGTCGGTATGGAGGTATCTAGTTTTTTCATATTTCCCCTTCTTTCAAATATGATAGGCTTATGAAAAAAACAGTGACGAGGGTTCAATCTATTAAAAATCTTATGATGAAAAAATCTTAATCATTGAAGGTTAGGATGAAATATGCTAAAAATGGTTCAATAGATGTTTCTATTATAGTTTGTTTACTCAAAGAATTCGTGTTTTCATGTGGATTTCCTCTAAGTATTTCTCGACAGGATTTGTTGTATAGAAGGCTTCGGGGAACAAACGGACATGAAATAACGCACATTTTGTAGAATTGGGGGAGTTGTTGGTGTTTAAAGCAGAAAAATATCAAGGTACAAAGGAACAGGGCTTTGGTCTTGTTACGAAACAACTGAAAGCTTTATTAGAAGGTGAACCAAATCAAATAGCGAATTTAAGCAATGCTTCCGCCCTTTTAAATCAATTCATGGACCGTATTAACTGGGTAGGCTTTTATTTATATGAAGAAGAAAGCAAACAATTGGTATTAGGACCATTCCAGGGTCTGCCTGCATGCGTGAGAATCCCATTAGGAAGAGGCGTTTGCGGTACATCCGCAAGTGAACAAAAAACGCTTCTGATCGATGATGTCCACCAATTCCCGGGACATATCGCCTGTGATGCAGCCTCTCAATCAGAGATTGTCATCCCTCTTGTGAAAGAAGGAAAACTGATCGGAGTCCTGGATATTGATAGTCCGGAAAAAGCTAGATTTGATGAAGAGGATCAGAAGTATCTGGAAATCTTTGTGGAAGAACTAATGCGTCACCTTTAATACGTGAACATGATGATAGGACCCTGCAGGTGTTTTTCATAACCTGAAAGGCCTTTTTTTATTTAGATTGGAAAAGAGCTTTATCATATCCATTTTTTTGATGAATGATTCAATTTGGACTGGTGTTCATGGCTTGATATACGAAAGAGTACGGGATATTGTCCAATTTGGCGGGTGTTGTGCCCCTTTTGGCGGGTGTTGTGCCACTTTGACCGGTTGTTGTGCCGCTTTTGGCGGCGGGTGTTGTGCCACCTTCAGCATTTGTTGTGCCACCTTCAGCATTTGTTGTGCCACTTTCACCATTTGTTGTGCCAAATTGTGAATATCAGCTGTACACTAATCACTATTACAACACATCACTAAAAAGGAAGGAACCAGCCAACCCGGTTCCTTCCTTTTTCCCTTATGCCTTATCCAACGCCTGCGATAAATCATCCCATATATCCTCCGGTGCTTCCAATCCTACGGAAAGCCTTAGGAGCGTGTCACTGATCCCCATGCTTTTTCTAGACTCCTCTGGTACGACTGCATGAGTCATGGTCGCCGGATGCTGGATCAATGTTTCCGCATCCCCCAGACTCACGGCAATCTTGATCATCTCCAGATCATCCATAAGCTTCTGGGCCTCTTCTTTCGAACCTTTTATTGTAAAGGAAATCATTCCTCCGGCTTTCTTCATTTGTTTCCTCATTACCTCATGTTGAGGATGATTGGAATGGCCAGGGTAAATGACGGTTTCTACTGCCGGATGTTCGGCTAATAGACCTGCAATCTTCTCAGCACTTTCACAGTGACGATCCATCCGCACTGCCAACGTTTTTAACCCTCTTAATAATAACCATGCATCAAAAGGAGAAATGATTCCTCCAATGTCCTTCTGTGTCGTCATGCGAATTTCTGCCATCTTCTCCTGTGATCCCACAACGAGCCCCGCGACCACATCTCCATGACCGCCAATGTACTTCGTCGCGCTATGAATGACAATATCGCATCCCAGTTCCAATGGTCGTTGTAAATAAGGAGAACAGAATGTATTATCGACCACTACTGGAATTCCTTTTTCCCGTGCGACCTTCACGACAAGCTCAAGATCGATTAACTGCATAGTCGGATTGATTGGTGTTTCAACATAGATACAGCTCGTTTGTTCCGTGATTTTCTCACGGATTTCCTCTTCTGTACTCATGGAAGAAAAGTCATGTTGAATGGAAAATTTCTCTTGAAGCAGCTGAAGCAGGCCGAACGTACAGCCATAAACCCCTTGAGAGCATAGGACATGATCTCCTGATTTGGTTAAGGAAAATAACACGGCGGATACAGCTGCCATACCGGAACCAAAGGCAAGGGCAGCCCCGCCACCCTCTAACGATGCCATTCTGTCTTCCAGAATCGATACTGTCGGATTTCCCAATCTTGAATATATATATCCTTCCTCTTCACCAGCAAATCGATTTTCCCCTTGTTTCGCATTTGCAAAGGTATAAGTAGAAGTTTGATATAAAGGTGGCGCTAAACTATCAAAATGCCGGGATGATGCATACCCCTCATGAATCACCCTTGTTTCAAAACGCTTCTCTTCTTTCATATAGTATTCCTCCCAGTATTCCCTTTAAGTCTAAGTAACTACTATTCTAGAATATGATAACCACGACAAAAAAGAAAGCGGTTACACTAAAGTGGTAAAGGGCTATCAACGGTTGTCCCCCAATAAGAATAAGCCGGAGGAGCCATATCGACTCCGGCTTGTTGAAGAACATTATTCCATGATCATTCCATCACAATCTTTCACAACCTGGTTCTTACCATTATTCTTTGCATGATAGAGTGCATCATCTGCTTTTTTTACTAATTCCTTCACAGATTTGGGGCACTGGTCATCCCATCCTCTCCAAGTGGATAATCCACAGGACAGGGTTACGGAAGGATCCGTTTTTATAGGAATCTGTTCGACAATGCGTTGAGCAATCACCAATCCATCCTCAACATCAAGAGAAGGTAAATAGACCGCTAATTCCTCTCCTCCCCATCTGGCAACAAATCCATGATGACTTACGATTCCTTTAATCAGGTTCGCCACCCCGATTATGACTTCATCACCAATTTGATGTCCGTAATTATCATTAATGGCTTTGAAATCATCGATATCAATTAACAGGAAGGTTCCCAATGAATCCTTACCCATGGAAGATTCCATTTCCTCATCGAGAAAATTTCGTGCGAATAGTTTGGTCATATGATCGGTAATGACCATATGCTCAAGCTTTTCACGAAGGGTTGCATTGGTTATCGCAAGGGTCGAGTGATGGATAAAGGACTGAAGCAGCTTATACATATCAAATGAAAACATGTATGGTTCTTTATGTAACACTACGCAAAACCCTAGCAGGGCTTCATTCTGAATCATGGGCACGGCCATGACGGATGGAAAGGCCGCCCCCATATCAAATCGATCGCTCACATCTCCTAAAAAGATCGCATCCCGTTCCTTCTCGATTCTCTCCTTTACATAAGAGATGTACTTTTCCCCTTCTTCTTCAAAAAAAACAGAAGAGCTTTCTTCCAGGATTCTATACTCCCCTTCTTGATGGAGTACAAATCCAATCGCTGATGCTTGAAAGGAACGTTTAATCTGCTTCTTTAAAAACATAACCGTATCCGTCAAACGCAAATTCAAGTTTAATTGGTGGGAGGTTTCATTAATAAGCTGCAGATCGGTAATGAGCCGTTTAGATTGTTCATAGAGCTTGGCATTTTCAAGAGCGCTCCCTGTCGTATAGGCAAGCAAACGAATGAACTCTATCTTCTGGTCCGTGAAGGTTGCATTGGATTTTGACTTCACCTCAAGTACCCCATAGATTCCCTGCTTCCCTCTTAAAGGTGCATATAGGACATTCTGTTCCCCGACTTCAATATTCCCATTCACAAATGCCTGCATGGCAGACTCATTGGCACGATCAAAGTCAAAGTTTTTAATGGGGAGAGTCCCGAATTCATACCGGTCGTTAGACAATAACAAGTGAAATTCATCAATTGGGAACACTTGCTTCAGCGTTTCAATGATCTGTACGAGAAGCGTATGGACATCCCTAGTGGAGTGAAAGATCTCTGTTACTTTAAATAATTCCCTGTACCGTTTCTCATCTTCGAGTACGGTCTGGATTCCACCTGTATGCTGTAAAAACTGATTGCTTGCTTCCCAAAAGGCATGGAGCCAGCCTTCATCCACCTTTTCTTTCCGATCCTCCCTCTTTACTAAAAGAATCGCTAAAGGACTGCCATCTTTATTCGTAAAGTGAAAACGAATGGTGAAATGTTCCTCTTCCTCGACCATAACAGGAGGAAGAATGTATTCCTCCTTTGTTTCAGCAAGAGTGAGAGGAACATCCCTATTGTGACCGGGGTGATATAAGAAATAGGCAGACTCGCTATAAAAATATAAAAATGCCCGATCAATATCAAGGCAGTCTTTGATAATCGTCAGCCACTTTTGCAATTGAGCAGAATGCCCCGACTCTGCTGACATTTCTTCATATATTAAATCAAAAAGCTTTGACTTATATTCAAGTAAAGAATGATGAATTACATACATTTTTCTCACCCACACCTAAAAGGTTTGTGAAACTATTATCATCGCTGGCCCTGAGCCAGTACCAAATCTTCTTGTAGTACAACGAGCCATAATGACTGATCCACCGCTAAGGAATGGACTTGTACAGGTTCTGCTTTTCGATCTGACAGATCCAATTGAATCGGGTCTTTGTCTTCATTAAAGGAAATGTCTATCAACTGGTCACGCTCATTATATTCAAAGGGGTGTTGACTGGAAATCATTGAAGAAGGAGCATCCTTTTTCTCTTGTAAAACCTCTAAAGATTCCGAAAATAACACCCATTGTTTCTTATCTAATTGGACCCAGATCCCATTTTTATCTTTTGTGAGCCCTAACATTTTCACGGTTTTCTTTAACGACACACTATGTAATACCTTAAAATAATACTGATTGCCTCTATCAAGTTCATACATAATAAGGACAGGCTGGTCTTGAGCCATCTTCGCTACAGCAATGATGGGATTCCGCTCTCCGTTTCCTGCAGATAATACTTCCGCATGGATCGGTTGTTCAGGAACCATCACGTGTTCTCTCGAGTTAGAAGAATAAACAAACCCTCCTAAAACAACCAATATACACAGGCCGATCAATACAAATCGAAGGGTTTTTTCTCTTTTTGATTCTTTCAACGACACTCACCTATTTAACATATTTTCCAAGTTTTATTATAGCACAAGAAATGACTTATGGACTATTTAAGCCGATCACCTTTGCATAAATCTACGAATCCAAAATACTTACTTGACTTCTATTCTCTCGCATCATATAATATTCTTTGTGTAAAATAATGCAGCTTCAGTGAAGTCCTTTATGATCGTATTTTGTTCCTCTAACCTTGAGGTGTATCTTGTAACCCTCTGCTGCTAGGGCGAAGGTACATGAAAACAAAATGCACATAATTGTTTATTCACAGGTGTTTTTATTTTACAACAAAATAAAAACAATAAAGGAGGAGTCATTCATGGCTCGATATACTGGCCCAAGCTGGAAATTATCTCGTCGTCTTGGAATCTCTCTAAGCGGTACGGGTAAAGAATTAGAAAAGCGTCCTTACGCTCCTGGACAACATGGTCCAAACCAACGTAAAAAAATCTCTGAGTACGGTTTACAACTTCAAGAGAAGCAAAAACTTCGTCACATGTACGGAGTAACTGAGCGTCAATTCCGTAACCTATTTGACCAAGCTGGCAAATTACAAGGTAAACACGGTGAAAACTTCATGGCGCTACTTGAGTGCCGCCTGGATAACGTTGTTTATCGTTTAGGTCTTGCTCGTACTCGCCGTCAAGCACGTCAACTTGTTAACCACGGTCACGTTACAGTGAACGGATCTCGCGTAGACATCCCTTCATTCCGCGTTCTTCCTGGTCAAACAATCTCAGTTCGTGAAAAATCACGTAACCTTGACATCATCAAAGAAGCGATGGAAGTGAACAGCTTTGTTCCTGAATTCCTAACTTTCGATGCTGACAAATTAGAAGGTACATTCACTCGCGTTCCTGAGCGTTCTGAATTACCAGCTGAAATCAATGAAGCTCTTATCGTTGAGTTCTACTCTCGTTAATCTTTGTGAGAAAAACACTGTCCATTTTATGGGCAGTGTTTTTTTTTAACTTCTTTAGTTGTTTGAACATTTATTAGTAAAAATCGAAGAGTTCACATCTGTTTTACGTATGTGATGGAATTAGGAGAAGCGTTTCTTATGAAGTTATTTTCAAATTTTGAGATATATTTTCAAAAATGGACTGTTTATTTTCAATTTTCAAGATATATTTTCAAAAAATTGCACTTTTATTTTCAATTAATACAATATATTTTCAAATCCCCCTTCCGAACACAAAAAAGCACGGTACCCGCTCCAAAAAGAGGAACGGATACCGCACTGTCAGATTCAATACTAGTATTATACGTACTGAATTCTAAAATATTTCTTCTTTCCGCGGCGAATGATGGTAAATTGTCCTTCGATTTTGTCACCTTCGCCCATCACATGCTGAAGATCCGTGATACGCTCACCGTTGATGTAAATCGCACCGTTCCCAACATCCTCACGTGCCTGACGCTTGGAAGGCGAGATTTTTGCATTGACGAGCAGATCGATTAATCCGACTTCTTCTCCTTTATATTGTTCAAAAGAAGGAACATCTTTGAATCCTTCCAGAATTTCAGAAGCTGATAAAGACTGGATATCACCACTGAATAAAGCTTGTGTAATGCGGATTGCTTGGTCAAGTGCTTCCTCACCGTGAATGAGCTTAGTCATTTCTTCTGCTAACGCTTTTTGCGCCTTGCGAAGATGAGGTTCCGTTTCAACAGACTGTGCCAGAGCATCGATTTCTTCATGGGAAAGGAATGTAAAGTATTTCAGGTATTTCACTACATCTGCATCGGCCGCATTGATCCAGAACTGGTAGAACTCGTA is a genomic window of Rossellomorea sp. y25 containing:
- the refZ gene encoding forespore capture DNA-binding protein RefZ, giving the protein MKKLDTSIPTKEAIFQAAVYLFYDHGFDGTSVRDIAKRANVNPATISYYFKGKQGVLEACFTQFFEQYLRFLQEEVEALNYVSADLCLKRAVYKILKFQSEHHQLSRFIWREVSIDSQVVREIISSYLMKERYYMKRLFEQGMKDHALKKQPVSFLVIQLKSMLTMPFLNSQQLREVWQMFPQEYYFIDQYYKNIDQWIDLLLVSEAKEVMKKELII
- a CDS encoding GAF domain-containing protein produces the protein MFKAEKYQGTKEQGFGLVTKQLKALLEGEPNQIANLSNASALLNQFMDRINWVGFYLYEEESKQLVLGPFQGLPACVRIPLGRGVCGTSASEQKTLLIDDVHQFPGHIACDAASQSEIVIPLVKEGKLIGVLDIDSPEKARFDEEDQKYLEIFVEELMRHL
- the megL gene encoding methionine gamma-lyase, translated to MKEEKRFETRVIHEGYASSRHFDSLAPPLYQTSTYTFANAKQGENRFAGEEEGYIYSRLGNPTVSILEDRMASLEGGGAALAFGSGMAAVSAVLFSLTKSGDHVLCSQGVYGCTFGLLQLLQEKFSIQHDFSSMSTEEEIREKITEQTSCIYVETPINPTMQLIDLELVVKVAREKGIPVVVDNTFCSPYLQRPLELGCDIVIHSATKYIGGHGDVVAGLVVGSQEKMAEIRMTTQKDIGGIISPFDAWLLLRGLKTLAVRMDRHCESAEKIAGLLAEHPAVETVIYPGHSNHPQHEVMRKQMKKAGGMISFTIKGSKEEAQKLMDDLEMIKIAVSLGDAETLIQHPATMTHAVVPEESRKSMGISDTLLRLSVGLEAPEDIWDDLSQALDKA
- a CDS encoding sensor domain-containing diguanylate cyclase, with translation MYVIHHSLLEYKSKLFDLIYEEMSAESGHSAQLQKWLTIIKDCLDIDRAFLYFYSESAYFLYHPGHNRDVPLTLAETKEEYILPPVMVEEEEHFTIRFHFTNKDGSPLAILLVKREDRKEKVDEGWLHAFWEASNQFLQHTGGIQTVLEDEKRYRELFKVTEIFHSTRDVHTLLVQIIETLKQVFPIDEFHLLLSNDRYEFGTLPIKNFDFDRANESAMQAFVNGNIEVGEQNVLYAPLRGKQGIYGVLEVKSKSNATFTDQKIEFIRLLAYTTGSALENAKLYEQSKRLITDLQLINETSHQLNLNLRLTDTVMFLKKQIKRSFQASAIGFVLHQEGEYRILEESSSVFFEEEGEKYISYVKERIEKERDAIFLGDVSDRFDMGAAFPSVMAVPMIQNEALLGFCVVLHKEPYMFSFDMYKLLQSFIHHSTLAITNATLREKLEHMVITDHMTKLFARNFLDEEMESSMGKDSLGTFLLIDIDDFKAINDNYGHQIGDEVIIGVANLIKGIVSHHGFVARWGGEELAVYLPSLDVEDGLVIAQRIVEQIPIKTDPSVTLSCGLSTWRGWDDQCPKSVKELVKKADDALYHAKNNGKNQVVKDCDGMIME
- the rpsD gene encoding 30S ribosomal protein S4, which codes for MARYTGPSWKLSRRLGISLSGTGKELEKRPYAPGQHGPNQRKKISEYGLQLQEKQKLRHMYGVTERQFRNLFDQAGKLQGKHGENFMALLECRLDNVVYRLGLARTRRQARQLVNHGHVTVNGSRVDIPSFRVLPGQTISVREKSRNLDIIKEAMEVNSFVPEFLTFDADKLEGTFTRVPERSELPAEINEALIVEFYSR